In Primulina eburnea isolate SZY01 chromosome 14, ASM2296580v1, whole genome shotgun sequence, the following proteins share a genomic window:
- the LOC140812108 gene encoding MADS-box protein SVP-like: MVRQKIQINKIDNLTARQVTFSKRRRGLFKKAQELSVLCDAEIALIVFSATGKLFDFSSSSMMQLIKRYTTQTDNYNKPGQKPLLVDQVAAGTRHDMLNKELVKRTIELQQLKGEELEGLSLDDLMRLEKFVEGGLSRVGKFKDEKFLNEISILKSKESELIEENARLKQQAESYEGMRITVEVDQGNSAGSVTNSHSFVLCPEDKSDSDTSLKLCL; encoded by the exons ATGGTGAGGCAAAAGATTCAGATCAACAAGATTGACAACCTGACGGCGAGGCAGGTGAccttttcaaagagaagaagaGGGCTTTTCAAGAAAGCTCAAGAACTCTCGGTTCTCTGTGATGCTGAAATCGCCCTTATTGTTTTCTCAGCTACCGGAAAGCTTTTCGATTTCTCCAGCTCAAG CATGATGCAACTCATTAAAAGGTATACTACGCAAACGGATAATTATAATAAACCAGGCCAGAAACCTCTCCTTGTTGATCAG GTCGCAGCAGGTACCAGGCATGACATGCTCAACAAGGAACTTGTGAAGCGGACTATCGAGTTACA GCAACTTAAGGGAGAAGAGCTTGAAGGACTTAGCTTGGATGATTTGATGAGACTAGAGAAATTTGTGGAAGGAGGATTAAGCCGTGTTGGAAAATTTAAG GATGAGAAGTTCTTGAATGAAATTAGCATCCTCAAGTCTAAG GAATCAGAGCTAATTGAAGAAAATGCACGGTTGAAACAACAAGCAGAG AGCTATGAAGGCATGAGAATCACAGTTGAAGTTGATCAAGGGAATTCAGCAGGCTCCGTTACTAACAGTCATAGCTTCGTGCTCTGTCCTGAGGACAAAAGCGACTCCGATACTTCCCTCAAGCTTTG CCTGTAA